The Engystomops pustulosus chromosome 9, aEngPut4.maternal, whole genome shotgun sequence genome includes a window with the following:
- the TRAPPC6A gene encoding trafficking protein particle complex subunit 6A — translation MADETLFALLHMEMISHAHKSAGQEDEDQGKHIPILEGMGFRVGQGLIERLTKDSPSFKDDLDMVKFICKDFWTIVFKKQIDNLRTNHQGTYVLQDNRFLLLTQISCSKQYLEEAPKFLAYTCGLIKGALSNLGVSCTVSAEVPVMPTCKFQVVVSKN, via the exons ATGGCGGACGAGACGTTATTTGCGCTGTTACATATGGAGATGATCTCTCACGCCCATAAGAGTGCTGGGCAGGAGGATGAG GATCAAGGGAAACACATcccgattttagaaggaatgggcTTCCGTGTGGGCCAAGGATTGATTGAGAG GCTGACAAAGGACAGTCCATCTTTCAAGGATGACCTGGATATGGTGAAATTTATTTGCAAAGATTTTTGGACCATCGTTTTCAAGAAGCAGATTGATAATCTGAGAACCAACCATCAG GGTACATACGTCTTACAAGACAACAGGTTTCTGCTGCTGACCCAGATCTCCTGCAGTAAACAATATTTAGAGGAAGCTCCGAAG TTTCTGGCTTATACCTGCGGACTCATCAAAGGTGCACTCTCAAATTTAGGAGTCAGTTGTACAGTGTCGGCTGAGGTTCCCGTGATGCCTACAT GTAAATTCCAAGTAGTCGTCTCAAAGAACTAA
- the BLOC1S3 gene encoding biogenesis of lysosome-related organelles complex 1 subunit 3 isoform X1, translating into MYNCSDNLEMSSREFQTVVKGEASETDDEEEMYVTSVPTRPFSGACGVKIQGEASETDEEDDVGVKKKRTPPRSLEKDLPPLVVIRNEGESSPVGYEEKPMVNIQQAGRYSTLLQQKLLESNARLYHDVNNTVRQVYHTTTNEIRTLTGQLSNSQNGIINASHHIRLALEDLKGVAEKIDIITSCNLLPDIRI; encoded by the exons ATGTATAA CTGCTCAGATAATCTAGAAATGTCTTCTCGAGAATTTCAGACCGTGGTAAAGGGGGAAGCTTCAGAAACCGATGATGAAGAGGAGATGTATGTGACTTCTGTCCCAACTAGACCCTTCTCAGGTGCATGCGGTGTCAAAATCCAGGGAGAAGCTTCAGAGACTGATGAAGAGGACGATGTAGGTGTTAAGAAAAAAAGGACCCCTCCCAGGAGTTTAGAGAAGGACCTTCCACCTCTAGTGGTCATCAGGAATGAAGGAGAAAGTTCTCCAGTTGGTTATGAAGAGAAGCCCATGGTTAATATACAGCAGGCGGGGCGATACAGCACATTGCTACAGCAGAAACTCTTGGAAAGCAATGCTCGTCTTTACCATGATGTCAACAACACAGTCCGTCAGGTCTACCACACAACTACTAATGAGATCCGGACCCTGACTGGTCAACTGAGCAATTCCCAGAATGGAATTATTAACGCATCCCACCACATCCGCCTAGCCCTAGAGGACTTAAAGGGGGTGGCCGAAAAGATAGACATAATAACCAGCTGTAACCTACTTCCCGACATAAGGATCTGA
- the BLOC1S3 gene encoding biogenesis of lysosome-related organelles complex 1 subunit 3 isoform X2, translating into MSSREFQTVVKGEASETDDEEEMYVTSVPTRPFSGACGVKIQGEASETDEEDDVGVKKKRTPPRSLEKDLPPLVVIRNEGESSPVGYEEKPMVNIQQAGRYSTLLQQKLLESNARLYHDVNNTVRQVYHTTTNEIRTLTGQLSNSQNGIINASHHIRLALEDLKGVAEKIDIITSCNLLPDIRI; encoded by the coding sequence ATGTCTTCTCGAGAATTTCAGACCGTGGTAAAGGGGGAAGCTTCAGAAACCGATGATGAAGAGGAGATGTATGTGACTTCTGTCCCAACTAGACCCTTCTCAGGTGCATGCGGTGTCAAAATCCAGGGAGAAGCTTCAGAGACTGATGAAGAGGACGATGTAGGTGTTAAGAAAAAAAGGACCCCTCCCAGGAGTTTAGAGAAGGACCTTCCACCTCTAGTGGTCATCAGGAATGAAGGAGAAAGTTCTCCAGTTGGTTATGAAGAGAAGCCCATGGTTAATATACAGCAGGCGGGGCGATACAGCACATTGCTACAGCAGAAACTCTTGGAAAGCAATGCTCGTCTTTACCATGATGTCAACAACACAGTCCGTCAGGTCTACCACACAACTACTAATGAGATCCGGACCCTGACTGGTCAACTGAGCAATTCCCAGAATGGAATTATTAACGCATCCCACCACATCCGCCTAGCCCTAGAGGACTTAAAGGGGGTGGCCGAAAAGATAGACATAATAACCAGCTGTAACCTACTTCCCGACATAAGGATCTGA
- the LOC140077193 gene encoding NTPase KAP family P-loop domain-containing protein 1-like — protein MVCPGFETKDDIYCYSLAKALYYVVTPVTVGFYAPWGRRKDYLLNKVESYLCYEGSMKEREEVQRTGLRTRKTTGKDLIKLIFLLIFYNPVITETHKQRENIRYCFIRFSAWEYAGSDQLWAGLVTTLCDGIESCFGLAPISVYRAVGRKTRIIDAPLKQEWVSKKFLCIPLWVATLLVIIIGITVGALLLIFGFPFGDPTGDMLAAAEGVGATVVGLSAAGAIRVAIVVVRNAIVTQKGKVQQKMNRTDMSSQLGFMSDVKREVKIITRYLQLMEIYQRQKIKVVLEITNLDKCMPDKVVGVLNAMNILLSDPNAPFISILAVDPRIIIECVESSQQLKGMANNGYEFLNRIITLPFCIPRMNPETKLAFLRNVIEGKGDLIRDTEEDITFDIDAPNEKDFLLRQRITPNNDFKINDIPLVVRSSNDPLETNGGFLEKGPKTKTLINEAFRYLFDDRMRYYITDNVVHIRRMVNTITITIRLMIREVPRHQVQPCKVTEWVLLATQWPCRLSWILQCVEDEQQMRCFSEGDNNSDYTRTFLWDVFEKSLEELDTMKSSLKQLLELDGDPEIFHHLLCDNFTVADANFFLPFTVNLDSSIKRQMELLRGSNNMWESKKSNRLTMLSLLNMSVDEVCKEMNKLGFREENLKMYQQKIKEHNLNGRALVYSDNNEIKDVLCMGLGDWTLFSVYFLGVLPPPPTAPATAPVVAKQDALKLGAGFKDPGSIIGSKLSLYSNDNIS, from the exons ATGGTGTGTCCTG GCTTTGAGACTAAAGATGACATCTACTGCTACTCTCTGGCAAAGGCTTTGTATTATGTTGTTACTCCGGTGACAGTCGGGTTTTACGCACCATGGGGTAGACGTAAAGACTATCTTCTCAATAAGGTTGAAT CGTACCTCTGTTATGAAGGAAGCATGAAGGAGCGGGAAGAAGTCCAAAGAACCGGACTGCGGACAAGAAAAACCACAGGGAAAGATCTTATCAAACTCATCttccttttaatattttataatccaGTAATCACAGAAACACACAAACAGCGTGAGAATATACGTTATTGCTTCATCCGCTTCAGTGCGTGGGAATACGCTGGAAGTGACCAACTTTGGGCCGGACTGGTCACCACTCTCTGTGATGGTATTGAAAGTTGCTTTGGGTTGGCACCTATTAGCGTCTATCGAGCGGTGGGCAGAAAGACTAGAATCATAGATGCTCCACTCAAACAGGAATGGGTTTCTAAAAAGTTTCTATGCATCCCACTTTGGGTTGCTACTTTGTTGGTGATCATTATTGGAATCACTGTGGGAGCTTTGCTCCTAATATTTGGCTTTCCATTTGGTGATCCAACAGGAGACATGTTGGCTGCCGCTGAAGGAGTTGGGGCAACTGTAGTTGGGTTATCTGCAGCAGGAGCGATCAGAGTAGCCATTGTGGTGGTCAGAAATGCCATTGTCACTCAGAAGGGTAAGGTTCAACAAAAAATGAATCGAACAGATATGAGCTCCCAGTTGGGTTTCATGAGTGATGTAAAGAGGGAGGTCAAAATCATTACCCGTTACCTACAACTCATGGAAATCTATCAAAGGCAAAAAATTAAGGTGGTCCTTGAGATCACCAACTTGGATAAATGCATGCCCGACAAAGTTGTTGGGGTACTGAATGCCATGAACATTCTTCTCTCCGATCCAAATGCCCCATTTATTTCCATTTTGGCTGTGGATCCACGAATCATTATAGAATGCGTTGAAAGTTCTCAGCAGTTGAAAGGTATGGCCAACAATGGCTATGAGTTCTTAAACCGTATCATAACATTGCCCTTTTGTATCCCAAGAATGAACCCTGAAACTAAATTAGCCTTTCTAAGAAATGTCATTGAAGGCAAAGGAGATCTAATTAGAGATACTGAAGAAGATATAACGTTTGATATTGACGCCCCAAATGAGAAAGACTTTCTTTTACGCCAACGAATAACCCCTAACAATGACTTTAAAATCAATGATATCCCATTAGTAGTAAGAAGCTCAAACGACCCACTGGAGACCAATGGTGGTTTCCTAGAAAAAGGACCAAAGACAAAAACCTTAATCAACGAAGCCTTCAGATATCTTTTTGATGATCGTATGAGATACTATATCACTGACAATGTTGTTCATATCAGAAGGATGGTAAATACTATTACCATAACCATCAGACTCATGATCAGGGAAGTACCAAGACACCAAGTACAACCTTGTAAAGTTACAGAATGGGTTCTCCTGGCTACCCAATGGCCATGTCGCCTCAGTTGGATATTGCAGTGTGTTGAAGACGAGCAACAGATGAGATGCTTCAGCGAAGGAGATAACAacagtgactacaccagaacCTTCCTTTGGGATGTCTTCGAGAAGTCTTTGGAGGAGTTGGATACTATGAAGTCTAGCCTTAAACAACTATTAGAGTTGGATGGAGATCCGGAGATCTTCCACCATTTATTATGTGACAATTTTACTGTTGCAGATGCCAACTTTTTCCTGCCATTTACTGTTAATTTAGATTCTTCCATAAAGAGACAAATGGAACTTCTAAGAGGCAGTAATAACATGTGGGAATCGAAGAAGAGTAATCGACTGACCATGCTGTCTTTACTGAACATGAGCGTGGATGAGGTGTGCAAGGAA ATGAACAAGCTAGGTTTTCGGGAAGAGAATCTCAAAATGTATCAGCAGAAAATTAAGGAACACAACTTAAACGGCCGAGCGCTTGTCTACAGTGATAATAATGAAATCAAAGATGTTTTGTGTATGGGCCTTGGAGACTGGACACTTTTTAGTGTGTACTTTTTAGGGGTTCTACCCCCACCCCCTACTGCCCCTGCAACCGCCCCAGTTGTTGCCAAGCAAGATGCTCTGAAACTTGGTGCTGGATTCAAAGATCCTGGATCCATAATAGGGAGCAAGTTATCTCTGTACTCGAATGATAATATTTCCTAA